The following are from one region of the Alicyclobacillus fastidiosus genome:
- a CDS encoding pirin family protein, whose product MIEVYPAASRYHAENEWLRSNFSFSFGPYYDPENTHFGPMRVLNDDYIAPEKGFGAHPHSDMEVVSIVLQGKLKHQDNLGNVGVTSWGEIQRMTAGTGIIHTEFSASTDEELNLLQLWFEPEARGLAPSYEITRFDTNSLAKGWTPVVSKHASHHVAKIHQDMTIYLAEMASGETRSYETSTSRRMFLFVIAGEVLVNDGTELHDRDSVRVTGLSTLDVHATAPSRLMLIDLP is encoded by the coding sequence ATGATTGAGGTTTACCCTGCCGCTTCTCGGTACCACGCCGAGAATGAGTGGCTTCGTTCTAATTTCAGTTTTTCCTTTGGCCCCTACTATGACCCCGAAAATACCCACTTTGGCCCCATGCGCGTCTTGAACGACGACTATATCGCACCCGAAAAAGGCTTTGGCGCACACCCGCACAGTGACATGGAAGTGGTGTCTATCGTTCTCCAGGGAAAGCTCAAGCATCAGGACAACCTCGGAAATGTCGGCGTCACGTCGTGGGGAGAGATCCAGCGGATGACCGCTGGGACGGGGATCATTCATACGGAGTTCAGCGCTTCGACGGACGAGGAACTCAACTTGTTGCAACTTTGGTTCGAGCCGGAAGCACGAGGCCTTGCTCCGTCGTACGAAATCACCCGATTTGATACGAATTCCTTGGCGAAGGGATGGACACCTGTCGTCTCTAAGCACGCCTCGCATCACGTCGCCAAAATCCATCAGGACATGACCATCTACTTGGCGGAAATGGCGAGCGGAGAGACGAGATCGTACGAGACGTCGACCAGTCGCAGAATGTTCCTGTTTGTCATCGCTGGCGAAGTGTTGGTCAACGATGGCACGGAGTTGCACGACAGAGATTCCGTGCGCGTCACTGGCTTGTCGACACTCGACGTGCACGCTACTGCGCCGTCGCGGCTGATGCTTATCGATTTACCGTAG
- a CDS encoding catalase, whose amino-acid sequence MKQQDRENQTSASQTGREGTNTLTNRQGHPVTNNQSMRTVGRRGPTTLENYDFLEKITHFDRERIPERVVHGRGAGAHGYFEAYGKVGEEQIAKYTRAKLFQEAGKQTPVFVRFSTVIHGSHSPETLRDPRGFAVKFYTEDGNWDLVGNNLKVFFIRDAMKFPDMVHAFKPDPVTNIQDQERFFDFVANSPEATHMITFLFSPWGIPANYRQMQGSGVNTYKWVNAEGTAVLIKYHWQPLAQGIKNLTQREATELQGMNFNHATQDLYEAIERGEYPEWELCVQIMSDDEHPELEFDPLDPTKLWPEDQFPFLPVGKMVLNKNPANYFAEVEQASFGTGVLVDGLDFSDDKLLQGRTFSYSDTQRYRVGPNYLQLPINAPKKRVATNQEGGQMLYHVDRANPHINYEPSSLGGLDEAVEGGREYTPYVSGHVVRETIDRTNDFQQAGERYRAFENWEREDLISNLVNALSTCSQVIQDKMVDHFTKADEEYGRRVAEGLKMAREQRRSVTGPIGSTESAEGVSQAQTSAKPAKPY is encoded by the coding sequence ATGAAACAACAAGACCGCGAGAACCAGACCAGCGCGTCGCAGACTGGGCGGGAAGGGACGAATACGCTGACCAATCGACAGGGACACCCTGTCACCAACAACCAGAGCATGCGCACGGTCGGCCGCCGCGGCCCAACGACGCTTGAGAATTACGATTTCCTCGAGAAGATCACGCACTTTGACCGCGAACGCATCCCGGAGCGCGTGGTTCATGGGCGGGGGGCTGGTGCACACGGGTACTTCGAGGCTTACGGCAAAGTGGGCGAGGAGCAGATCGCCAAGTACACGCGCGCAAAACTGTTTCAAGAGGCGGGCAAGCAAACGCCAGTGTTTGTTCGGTTTTCAACTGTGATTCACGGTTCTCACTCACCCGAGACCTTGCGGGATCCGCGCGGGTTTGCCGTGAAATTTTACACAGAGGACGGAAATTGGGACCTCGTTGGCAACAATCTCAAGGTCTTTTTCATTCGTGACGCCATGAAGTTTCCAGATATGGTGCACGCGTTTAAGCCGGATCCTGTGACAAATATCCAAGACCAGGAGCGATTCTTCGACTTCGTCGCCAATTCACCGGAGGCGACACACATGATCACGTTCCTGTTCTCGCCTTGGGGCATTCCAGCAAACTACCGGCAGATGCAAGGCTCCGGCGTGAACACGTACAAGTGGGTCAACGCCGAGGGCACCGCTGTGCTCATCAAGTATCATTGGCAGCCGCTGGCGCAGGGGATTAAGAACCTCACCCAGCGCGAGGCGACAGAGCTCCAGGGAATGAACTTCAATCACGCGACGCAGGACTTGTACGAGGCCATTGAGCGCGGTGAATACCCGGAATGGGAACTGTGCGTACAAATAATGAGCGATGACGAACATCCAGAACTCGAGTTCGATCCGCTCGATCCCACCAAGCTGTGGCCTGAAGACCAATTCCCGTTCTTGCCTGTCGGTAAGATGGTGCTCAACAAGAACCCAGCGAACTACTTCGCCGAAGTGGAGCAGGCCTCTTTTGGTACTGGTGTGTTGGTCGACGGCCTCGATTTTTCGGACGATAAACTCCTTCAAGGTAGAACGTTCTCCTATTCCGATACACAGCGCTATCGGGTGGGCCCAAACTACCTTCAGTTGCCGATCAACGCGCCGAAAAAACGAGTGGCGACGAACCAGGAAGGTGGGCAGATGCTCTACCACGTGGATCGAGCGAATCCACACATTAATTACGAACCCTCTTCCCTTGGGGGTCTCGACGAGGCTGTCGAAGGCGGCCGAGAATACACGCCCTATGTCAGCGGCCACGTAGTGCGGGAGACCATCGACCGCACGAATGATTTTCAACAGGCTGGTGAGCGCTACCGTGCCTTCGAGAATTGGGAGCGCGAAGATCTCATTTCAAATCTCGTCAATGCGCTCAGTACCTGCAGCCAGGTGATTCAGGACAAGATGGTCGACCACTTCACAAAGGCCGACGAGGAGTACGGGAGGCGCGTCGCGGAGGGACTGAAGATGGCTCGTGAACAGCGCCGTTCCGTGACGGGCCCCATCGGCTCCACGGAGTCCGCCGAAGGCGTCTCACAGGCGCAGACCTCTGCCAAGCCTGCTAAACCGTATTGA
- a CDS encoding DUF1641 domain-containing protein, with the protein MAQAIQKVVGREITPEQVLYESQLSIEDELLESKDAVIQVLKLARLLHETEFLNMATAMLEQGPDVLEIVVNQAKQPQYAKGIKNMMGLVQLLGTIDVGSLTGIVEALSQTSELAQRGQIEPVHGPMKLLGAMRDPDVGAGLGFAFALLRSLGGQIRAQRAQTEAHQKGSAT; encoded by the coding sequence ATGGCACAGGCAATCCAAAAGGTCGTCGGACGCGAAATTACGCCCGAGCAGGTGTTATATGAATCGCAGTTGAGCATCGAAGACGAGTTGCTCGAGAGCAAGGACGCCGTCATTCAGGTCCTGAAGCTCGCCCGCTTGCTGCACGAGACGGAGTTTCTCAACATGGCTACGGCCATGCTCGAGCAGGGGCCGGATGTGTTAGAGATCGTGGTCAATCAGGCGAAACAGCCACAGTACGCCAAAGGGATCAAAAATATGATGGGGCTTGTGCAACTGCTTGGGACGATCGACGTCGGATCGCTTACCGGCATCGTCGAAGCGCTCTCGCAGACGAGCGAATTGGCGCAACGCGGCCAAATTGAGCCCGTGCATGGGCCGATGAAACTCCTTGGCGCCATGCGCGATCCCGACGTTGGGGCAGGACTTGGCTTTGCCTTTGCTTTGTTACGGTCACTGGGTGGCCAGATTCGCGCGCAGCGCGCACAGACAGAGGCCCATCAGAAGGGGAGCGCTACATGA
- the fdhF gene encoding formate dehydrogenase subunit alpha, translating to MGQLISLEIDGVMCAVESGSSVLDAILSVSEHYPHICYHKALGPIQTCDTCICEVDGELLRACATPAATGMKVSTSGRSPEVRMEALDRILHNHELYCTVCDNNNGNCTVHNTSMHMGVEHQKYPFEPKPYEQDNSNPFYRYDPDQCILCGRCVEACQNLQVSEVLSIDWERERPRVIWDDDRPINESSCVSCGHCVTVCPCNALMEKNMLGEAGFMTGIRPSLWESMVHLTKEIEPGYGPIFTVSEIESQMRESRIKRTKTVCTYCGVGCSFDVWTKGRKILKVEPQMEAPANQVSTCVKGKFGWDFVNSDERLTSPLIRKGDQFVPVSWDEALDYTARRLAEIKAKHGPDAIGCISSSKCTNEENYLMQKFARAVIGTNNIDNCSRYCQTPATEGLRRTFGLGGDTGSIGDLANTDLVIVVGANPAESHPVLSTRIRRAHKTRGQKLIVADLRKNDLSSRADIFLHPRPGTDLIWLSAVTKYIIDQGWHDQKFIAQKVNGFDEFVAWLGTYTLDYAEQETGLSKERLVQTAEMIHNAGSVCICWAMGVTQQMSGSETSTAICNLLLATGNVGRPNTGAYPLRGHNNVQGAGDMGCAPTYLPGYEFVADDAARAKYEAAWGVKLSTKPGLDNHHMVEKIHEGELKAMYVMGEEMAIVDSNANHVQAAFEKLEFFVVQDVFFSKTAQFADVILPASPSFEKEGTFTNTERRIQRLYRVFEPMGESKPDWEIVTALADRLGADWNYTHPSEILDEAMGLTELMKGVRYERLQGYHSLQWPVHEDGTDTSHLYLDGFPFPDNRANFYIPTWYPPVLEPNEEYDLHLNNGRMLEHFHEGNLTYRVQGIREKVPTTYLEISEELARERSISTGALVRLTSPYGTVKLRVVVTDRVTGHELYLPMNTPKDHEAVNYLTSSYHDEITHTPAYKDISVRMEVLKDKGPSPMVRGNFRLGNPQPRPGVMVERKWKRRDYTPLTDTDKALEQER from the coding sequence ATGGGACAATTGATCTCGCTCGAAATTGACGGTGTCATGTGTGCCGTAGAGTCGGGAAGCAGTGTACTTGATGCCATTTTGTCAGTGAGTGAACATTACCCGCACATTTGCTACCACAAGGCCTTAGGTCCGATTCAAACCTGTGATACGTGTATCTGTGAAGTGGACGGCGAGTTGTTGCGAGCTTGTGCCACTCCTGCTGCGACGGGTATGAAGGTAAGCACGTCGGGGCGGTCACCGGAAGTGCGCATGGAAGCCTTAGATCGCATCCTTCACAACCACGAACTGTACTGTACTGTGTGTGACAACAACAACGGAAACTGTACAGTTCACAACACGTCGATGCACATGGGTGTAGAGCATCAGAAATACCCGTTTGAGCCGAAGCCCTACGAACAGGACAACTCCAATCCGTTCTATCGCTACGACCCAGATCAGTGCATCCTCTGTGGTCGCTGCGTCGAAGCTTGCCAGAACCTTCAGGTGAGCGAAGTCCTGTCGATCGATTGGGAGCGTGAACGCCCTCGCGTGATCTGGGATGACGACCGACCGATCAACGAGTCGTCGTGCGTCTCTTGTGGACACTGTGTGACCGTTTGTCCGTGCAACGCGCTGATGGAGAAGAACATGCTCGGCGAGGCCGGCTTCATGACGGGGATTCGTCCTTCGCTCTGGGAGTCTATGGTACATCTCACGAAAGAGATCGAACCGGGCTACGGCCCTATTTTCACGGTCTCCGAAATCGAGTCTCAGATGCGCGAGTCGAGAATTAAGCGCACCAAGACGGTGTGTACATATTGCGGCGTGGGTTGCAGTTTCGACGTCTGGACGAAGGGCCGTAAAATTTTGAAAGTCGAACCGCAAATGGAAGCCCCTGCAAATCAGGTGTCCACCTGTGTCAAAGGGAAATTTGGCTGGGACTTTGTCAACAGCGATGAGCGGCTGACTTCCCCACTCATCCGAAAGGGAGACCAGTTTGTCCCCGTGTCCTGGGATGAAGCGTTGGATTACACGGCGAGGCGATTGGCCGAGATCAAGGCCAAACACGGACCGGATGCCATTGGTTGTATCTCTTCGTCGAAATGTACCAACGAAGAGAACTACCTGATGCAAAAGTTTGCACGGGCTGTCATCGGGACGAACAACATCGACAATTGTTCCCGGTACTGTCAGACACCTGCTACCGAGGGGCTGCGCAGGACGTTTGGCCTCGGCGGGGACACGGGATCGATCGGGGATCTTGCGAATACCGACTTGGTCATTGTAGTCGGGGCGAACCCGGCTGAGTCGCACCCGGTGCTCTCCACGCGCATCCGCCGTGCGCATAAGACGCGTGGGCAAAAATTGATTGTCGCGGACCTGCGCAAAAACGATCTGTCTTCGCGCGCAGACATCTTCCTGCACCCGCGGCCAGGGACTGACTTGATTTGGCTTAGTGCCGTCACGAAATACATTATCGACCAGGGCTGGCATGACCAGAAGTTCATTGCACAGAAGGTCAATGGGTTTGACGAGTTCGTCGCATGGCTCGGGACCTATACTTTAGATTACGCAGAACAGGAGACTGGGCTGTCGAAGGAGCGCCTCGTGCAAACGGCGGAGATGATTCACAATGCGGGTTCCGTTTGTATCTGTTGGGCGATGGGCGTCACTCAGCAGATGAGTGGCAGTGAGACGAGCACAGCCATCTGCAATCTATTGCTCGCCACGGGCAACGTAGGCCGGCCGAACACAGGGGCGTATCCGCTTCGCGGGCACAACAACGTCCAGGGCGCTGGCGATATGGGCTGTGCACCAACCTATCTGCCGGGCTACGAGTTTGTAGCCGACGACGCGGCCCGCGCAAAATACGAAGCGGCTTGGGGCGTCAAGCTGTCGACGAAGCCAGGTCTCGACAACCACCATATGGTCGAAAAAATTCATGAAGGTGAATTGAAGGCCATGTACGTGATGGGCGAAGAGATGGCGATTGTCGATTCGAACGCCAATCACGTTCAAGCCGCGTTTGAAAAGCTGGAGTTTTTCGTCGTGCAGGACGTGTTTTTCAGCAAGACCGCGCAATTCGCGGACGTAATCTTGCCGGCGTCGCCGAGCTTTGAAAAAGAAGGGACGTTCACGAACACCGAGCGTCGGATTCAAAGGCTGTACCGGGTGTTTGAGCCGATGGGTGAGTCGAAACCCGACTGGGAGATCGTCACGGCCTTAGCGGATCGACTTGGAGCGGATTGGAACTACACGCACCCATCTGAGATCCTCGATGAGGCGATGGGTCTGACAGAACTAATGAAGGGCGTCAGGTATGAGCGGCTGCAGGGGTATCACAGCCTGCAGTGGCCGGTGCATGAGGACGGTACTGACACGTCACATCTGTATTTGGACGGCTTCCCGTTCCCAGACAACAGGGCGAACTTTTACATCCCCACCTGGTATCCGCCTGTGCTCGAGCCGAACGAGGAGTACGACTTGCACTTGAACAATGGGCGGATGCTCGAACATTTTCACGAGGGGAATCTCACCTATCGAGTGCAGGGAATCCGAGAGAAAGTGCCCACGACGTACCTGGAAATCTCAGAGGAGTTGGCTCGCGAACGCAGCATTTCAACTGGTGCGCTCGTCCGTTTGACTTCGCCGTACGGCACTGTGAAGCTTCGCGTGGTGGTGACCGACAGGGTGACCGGCCACGAATTGTATTTGCCGATGAACACGCCAAAGGACCACGAGGCGGTCAATTATCTCACGAGCAGTTATCACGACGAGATCACGCACACGCCTGCATACAAGGACATCTCGGTGCGCATGGAGGTTTTGAAGGACAAAGGTCCTTCGCCGATGGTTCGCGGGAACTTCCGGCTCGGCAATCCGCAGCCGCGACCAGGAGTCATGGTAGAGCGCAAGTGGAAGCGCCGCGACTACACGCCTTTGACGGATACGGATAAGGCTCTGGAACAGGAACGCTAG
- a CDS encoding formate/nitrite transporter family protein: MSFHTPQKIAEITVDAGESKAKLPMATLLVLGFLAGAFIAFGFLLDIRVSGDVPPQWGSFASFLGAAVFPLGLILCVLAGAELLTGAMMSLPLAAFAGRISFGRVMTRWIVILVMNFIGSVFVAYFFGHVVGLTETGPYLTKTVAVANAKLADHFGPAFVSAIGCNWLVCLGVWLAYGAQDFAGKILGLWFPIMGFVAIGFQHVVANMFVIPAAIFAGQATWGQYFGNFVPVVLGNLVGGVLFVAVAYYLAYLRKPSQAA; this comes from the coding sequence ATGTCTTTTCACACACCACAAAAGATCGCCGAAATCACGGTTGACGCAGGGGAGAGCAAAGCCAAATTACCGATGGCGACACTCCTCGTCCTCGGCTTTCTTGCAGGTGCGTTTATCGCATTTGGATTTCTACTGGATATCCGCGTCAGCGGCGATGTCCCTCCACAATGGGGTTCCTTTGCATCCTTCCTCGGCGCCGCGGTGTTCCCCCTCGGCCTGATCCTCTGCGTGTTAGCCGGAGCCGAGTTGCTGACTGGAGCGATGATGTCGTTACCACTGGCTGCGTTTGCAGGGCGCATCTCCTTTGGACGTGTCATGACGCGATGGATCGTGATTCTCGTCATGAATTTTATCGGGTCGGTGTTTGTCGCCTATTTCTTCGGCCACGTTGTAGGGTTAACGGAAACGGGCCCGTATCTGACCAAGACGGTCGCCGTGGCGAACGCAAAACTTGCCGATCACTTCGGTCCGGCGTTTGTGTCCGCCATCGGCTGTAATTGGTTGGTGTGCCTCGGAGTTTGGTTAGCTTATGGCGCACAGGACTTCGCTGGGAAGATACTAGGTCTGTGGTTTCCGATCATGGGATTCGTGGCGATCGGCTTTCAGCACGTCGTCGCCAATATGTTCGTCATTCCCGCCGCTATCTTTGCAGGCCAGGCGACATGGGGGCAATACTTCGGAAACTTCGTTCCGGTAGTCTTGGGAAATCTCGTCGGCGGGGTCCTATTCGTCGCGGTGGCCTATTATCTCGCGTATCTGCGCAAGCCGTCGCAGGCTGCATAA